The window GACACCATGCGCAGCGGCAGCAGCGCGCGCAGCGTGATCGTGTTCGACCGATGACCAGCATCCTTCCCGCGATCGATGCCGAAAAGGCATTCGTCGGCACCGTGGCGCCGGAAGGCGACGACCGGCTCGATCTTGTGAAGCTGACCCCTTGGATGGAGGCCAATGTGCCGGGCTTCACCGGCCCGCTGGAGCAGGCAAAATTCAAGGGCGGCCAGTCGAATCCGACTTACAAGCTGTCTTCCCCATCCGGGAACTATGTGTTGCGGCGCAAGCCTTATGGCAAATTGCTGCCGTCCGCCCACGCCGTCGACCGCGAGTTTCGCGTGCAGTCGGGCCTGGAATCTGTCGGCTTCCCGGTCGCCCCGCAATACGGGTTGTGCGAGGATGACGATGTCGCGGGTTCGATGTTTTACGTGATGGGCATGGTCGACGGGCGCACGATCTGGAACGGCGCTATGCCCGGCGCGGACCCGGCCGAGCGCCGCGCAGTCTATTTCGAGATGACCGACGTTCTGGCGCAGCTGCATTCCGTCGACCTGGAACGCGCAGGCCTGACCGAATATGGAAAGCCAGGCAATTATTTCGGCCGCCAGGTCGGACGCTGGACCAAGCAATACAAGCTGGCAGAAACCGAGCGGCTGGAGCCGATGGAACGGCTGATCGAATATCTTGCCGCCACCCTGCCCGAACAGACGCGCACCAGCATCGTCCACGGCGACTACCGCATCGACAATATGATCTTCGGCGCGGAAGGCACGCCTGATGCCATCAAGGTGCTGGCAGTGCTCGACTGGGAGCTATCCACACTGGGCGATCCGCTGGCGGATTTCACCTATTTCTGCATGGCTTATGTAACGGAAAACGGTGGCCGTTCAGGCGTCGAAGATGTCGACCGCAAGGCGCTGGGCATTCCGGAGCTGGAGGAAGTCGTCGAACGGTATTCCGCCGCGACGGGACGCGACAGCGTGCCGGATATGAACTGGTACTTCGCCTATAATTTCTTCCGGCTGGCAGGCATCATGCAGGGCATCAAGAAACGCGTGATCGACGGCACCGCATCCTCCGCCCATGCCAAGGCGATGAGCGAACGGGTTGCCCCTTTGGCCGAGGCTGCATGGGGTTTCGCCAAAAAGGCCGGGGCGTAGCGGTTAACGCTTTCGTAAGCGCCCGGTTAGAAACTCTTGTTCCATCGCAGCGCCATGCCGGTATCATCCTGCGCGCCCGCAAAATGGCCCGGCTGGCTGCGATAGAACACGCTTAGCGCCCCATTTCCGTTCCATAGCGGACCGCGCCAGGCAATCTCGCCCATCATTTCGCGGCCATCGGGGCTGAGGGATAGCGCCCGGTTGCCATAGATTGCGCTTTCGGTGGTGTAATCGTAGTCAACTGGCAGAGACAGTTGCAGTCCGCCATGCGACACCCGAAGCGGCTGCGAGACGCGAAAGCCCAGACTGTCCCCCAGCTTCAGCGCGCCGCTGCGCGACAGATCGAACGACCACGCGCGGCTTGTGAAGTCCGAACCGGCAGCCACCAGTCCGCCAGACCGCGCGCGGCTGAACCCTTGACGAACATCGCCGCCCAATCGCCAGCCGGGCGCAAAATGCCATGCCGCACCGGCATCCACGAACATGGTGCTGGCACCGTTGCCGCCCAAAGCTTCGTGGAAATAGGCGCCCAGTACCGTGTCGTCTTCGTCCAGCCAGTTCATCCCAAGCGTAGCCGCGAGATTGCCGAAGCGCCGGTCCGCGGCCAAAGCGAAACTGCGCGTGGCAAACCGTTCTCGCTCCCTCGATAGCGACAGGCCCGGCCCTCGAAAATTGCCGAGTACCGCGCTGCCGCTCTGCATACTGGCGGTCAGACCCCACGGCCCTACAGTCTGCCGCACCGCCAGCGACGCATCGCCCGACCGGGAAAAGCCGGTATCACCCGCCGCACCGGTCGCGATCATGAAGGCGGGGCGGTC of the Alteripontixanthobacter maritimus genome contains:
- a CDS encoding phosphotransferase family protein, with protein sequence MTSILPAIDAEKAFVGTVAPEGDDRLDLVKLTPWMEANVPGFTGPLEQAKFKGGQSNPTYKLSSPSGNYVLRRKPYGKLLPSAHAVDREFRVQSGLESVGFPVAPQYGLCEDDDVAGSMFYVMGMVDGRTIWNGAMPGADPAERRAVYFEMTDVLAQLHSVDLERAGLTEYGKPGNYFGRQVGRWTKQYKLAETERLEPMERLIEYLAATLPEQTRTSIVHGDYRIDNMIFGAEGTPDAIKVLAVLDWELSTLGDPLADFTYFCMAYVTENGGRSGVEDVDRKALGIPELEEVVERYSAATGRDSVPDMNWYFAYNFFRLAGIMQGIKKRVIDGTASSAHAKAMSERVAPLAEAAWGFAKKAGA